ATGCAGCTCTGTTATCTCATCtaaaacacacacagtcagctctgctatgtatgctcctccccttggttcaagaccttatcttatctgtagcttgtacagTAAGTCTTTGCACGTTCGCTTGCccgcaggaagtgcctgtgtctgagttggtcttgtaatgcaagggAAGGGGCAGGAggtagagagcactgcagtgtgcagataagagaagctatcaGATTCATGTTGGCTGAACCTGACAGTTTTAATTGAACCAACTGGCCATCTCATGTCTACTGGCCCTCCAAACAAGGATTGGATTTTGGATTtcaacatgttttattttttgtcagAGCTTTGTAGAAGTATGTATATCATTAATTGAATATGTCAGTGTCAAATAGTACTAAAAACTATTTTAACAAAAAATGGTCTTGCACAAAAACTCAAACTGAAATGGGATATTTACCACCAATATGATACATTATATGATATGatacattataatatatatatattaacaccTTTACTTTAAAAGGGCTGGCAGCTAATAAGAAAGTTTACTAGGTTAAGTACAACACCCTTATATGGTCACTCATATTAAACTTACACTGCTAAACTCTCTCTGCAGTCCGTAGGAGCCGCAGCCATGTGTTCCACAAGCATCAGGACTCTGGACTTCCTCccatttcctgtgtcctgtggacTTTTGGCTGATCAAGAGCACTGTGCCCTATTACCCTATGGATGTCCTTGGTGGCTCCTAAAGACTAGAGAAAATGTTTACCAGGCTAAGTATAATAAGGGTGACCCAATTAGAGTCCTGttcttaccctggtaaactttcttatTAGTTGCCAACCACTTTAAGCTCTAGTATCCAGACATGGATGTATGTTCATGTGTCATCATGTATATAACATTAATATGTTTACATTTCATAGGTCTGCTGTGAATTGGAAGAGTGCCAGAATCCTTTTCTTGATCTTGAACCATCCGATTATGGATGTGACCGTTTCTTTGTTTATCAGCAAGAAAGTCCTTTGGTAACCTGTGAGCAAGTGGCTGCAATAATCAAAGGATCCATTAACAGAAGACGTATTGGTATGGTTCCCAACAGCCGGACTTCCTCAACAGAAGCTGTTGCTGGTAGTGCACCTCTTTCTCAGGGATCTTCTGGTATAATGGAGTTATATGGCTCTGATGTAGACCCACAACAAAATCCATCTAACTTCTCAGATAATCAACAAGATATTAATGGATCAGTGCAGGCCCAAGTAGATGCCAATGTTGATCTTGTAAGCCCAGATAGTGGTCTTGCAACAATAAGAAGTAGTAGGTCTTCTAAAGAGAGTTCTGTTTTTCTTAGTGATGACAGTCCAGTAGCAGAAGTATCTGGCTCTCATCACAGTTTTGTTCCTGGAATTGATTCTTATAGCCCTATACCAGAATGTGTAATCATTGAAGAAGAAACACCCTCCTCTAGGAATAATAGTGATAATCTTGACATTTTTGGCTTTGATTTGGCCCCTAATATGCGCTCTGAATCTTCATCACATTCTGCAGACTACTCTATGGCTgatgactttttttttcagaGTGATTCCTCAGAGGGACAGAAAGCTACAGCTCAAAAAGAACAAGCTCACTTTTACAGAGATCAAGTAGCTAACTGTTCCCAAAAGTTGCTGAATTCCAAATCTGGAAAGGCTACATTATTAGAAGTACAAGATATTAGTTTAGTAGAGTTTGATGATAACTTCATGCATAGTCCTGAAAACCATGAGGATCTATGTGAAAAACACCCCAGCGTAAGTGATCTTGTTGAAATCAGCCCTCCTTTATCTTCTGATATTCCTGGACTCGCAGATGTTAAAATTCCTCCAACACCTATGAACAGTCTTGTAGAAAGTTCTCCACTAGATAATGGACCTCCAACTTTTTTTCCGGAAGATGTAATAGAGAAAATTAATGAAATAGGCGCTGCTGAAAAACCTCAGGTTAAATACTCCAACTGGTGGAATGGAGGTGACCCAAACTTAACACAAGAAGCCTTGCTATATGCCGACATGTGGAGTTCGAGTGAACAGGAACCTGTGTTCAATAGTCCTGATTCATGGAAAGGCCAGAAGCAAAAAGACAATCATGAAGCTGGAAACATGGCTGGATCATTTCATAAGAAAGTATTAAAATGTCATAACAGGGACAACCATGAAAATAACACACAgcaggaaagcagaacattttcagATTTATGGAAATCAAACCAACCCATTGAAGCAACATCTGATCCATGGGGTGGCTCCCAGGAAAGCTTTGAACAATCTGTCAATCATCCATTTGATACATGGGATTCTTCACATAGGGCTAATCATAACAGAAACTTTTCCAAAGAAAATGAAGTGGCTGAAGTAGCAAGTGACCTTTCGTCAGAATGTACTTCTGATCTGAATGATGGAGGTAACAACCCAAACCAAGAAGTATCTCTGAATGGACAAATACGATACTTTAATCCTAATGAAGAAGTTTCAAATGATTTAAGGCAGATACAGAGAAATCTGTGTGTGTGGGATTTTTCTCAAAGTAATAAAGAGTCAAATATTGATGGCCAAATTGATTGGGAAGACCCGTTTTTGTCTTATAGATGTCTGGACTTCACAAACCCGAGTGCAAGCAAAGATTGTATTGTCTCTCCGCCAGATACAAATTATTCAACCTCAGATTCAGTATCTTCTCCTTTGTATGAAGATGATATAAAAGAACCTGAGAAGGCATGGGAAGAGCCAAATACTGAGCTAGTTCATGATCAGCCAGTGGTTTCTAATAATGAAGAGATGGCATTGAATGAGTTGTCTGCCGAGACTATAAATCCAAAAGTAAAATCAAGACCATCTGACCAAATAGATGGAGAAAACGTCATGATAGAAAAAAGTGACCATTTAAATAACCTGGCACCTTCTTCATGGCAAGACTTTAACCTTGAATCCATAGATGGGGAGAATTTGATAAAAAGCAGTGATGAAAACGTAGCCAAAACATGTACTGATTATACACTTCAGTTCCCCTTTACAAACAACGACTTGAGTCATTTTTTACATTGTGATCCTCAAATATCTTCTCCAAATAAATTACCAGATGAAGTTCTCCTTAAGAATCATGAGTCATATGCAAAAGCCAATTCAGATATCAGTTTGAATGATCTGGATGATCAAGCATTTACACTGCCAAATATTAAACCTCTTTCTCCTGATATACTGAATAAGGTGGTAAATGTTTTCAATGAACACAGGTTTGAAGATGATAGTAAACCACATGATGATTATGTGACTTCATACAATGAGGGAGATGGAATAAACACTTGGGAAACAGATTTGCAGTATGACACTGAATCCTCCTCTTTAAACACTCCTGATGACTTAGACAATTTACAAAATGTCAATTTGTTAAATAAATCCCCAGTTTTAGATTTAAGGGAAGGAAGTAATGAGTATGATAAAAATGTAAACTGTATTATCCACTTGTCCCCAGTCAATGACACCCAGTTCCAGGCCAACAATAAAGACAGCAAGCATTTCTCACAGAGTACTGAGACTTTGAGTCCAGAGGCAAAAAACATATATCAAACTATGCATGAGAAAGGTTTGTGTACTAAACAGCAATCCCCTAACAGGGCTATTGAAATAACGGAAAATGTATTATATGGTGACATCCATTCTAAACCTAAAATATACCCTACAAAAGTAGATGTAGATGGAGCTATTGTGCAAGGAAATGTTCTACAAGATCTTAAAATGGAACCTTGTCATCATATAAGTGACTCTTCGAATTCCAGTTCACCAAGCCCAGAATTAGGTGATAGGTTGGCTACGTTACATGATAGCATTTGTCATCCAAATAAGACAAAACATTCCTATGTGTCAAAGAATAATACTTATCAAGAGGATTCTGGAAACTCATCATCCAGTATTATCAGTAAAGTGCCTATGAATCTGGATATTTGGAACACACAAATCTGCGAGGATTCTGAATCCTCCTCAAGCCCTGAGTCAAATGATGTTCTAGATCAGTCTTATCCTAAGGATAGGaatgttaaaaaatgtaaccAGAAGAAGGTACTCGATTTAGACACAACATCCACATTCTTTAATGATACTGAATCCAGTTCAACTACTCCTGGCACAGAAGAAGAAAGTTTAGAGGAGCAACTTGATTGTTTTAAGCATTCCACAGTGGAGTCTAATAAAACAGAAGACAAGGCAGAATGTCTTAATAATCTATTAGATGAACAAGATCCATTCACAATGATTCCAGGCAATCTATGTTACCCTACATTGAACAACTTACAACCAGATGATAAACGGTGTGAGGAAGATAACCAACTTGTATATCCAACAGAAACTGGAGACCAAAATGAAGATTCAAATCCTCAGTTGTACATATTAGATTGCTTTAAACCAGAACATGAGACACCTTCACAAATATACTTCCAGTCAAACATTGACACATTCTTACATAGTGACTCACATCAGTTCACTAGTCCAAATGATGATATTGAAACTTCAAGTAATGTAAATTTATTGTCATGCGAAGTTGAAATTCAAGCTAATAGTGTTGAGAACAAAGCTGACAATGTAGACATTTCCAGCCATAGcaataatggttacctggaaagCATATGCATTCTAGATGCTGAAAGAAATCCATCAGAGATTATGGATGCTATTGAACAATCCAAGCTAGTCCATGAGGATGATTTGTCCCCTGATGACATGTATAAAAACAATGACATGGAAGGAAGCTTTGAATACTGTGAAGAATTATCCACAGAAGGATCTAATCAAACTGACTATGTCCCAGACATTCTAGATGACTACACTCAACAGTCCTCTCCATTCCTTTGTGTCGAACCAGACCTATGGAATATGGCTGAGAATACTTACACTAAAATATCACTGAGTGGCAGTCCTGATGTACTATATAGCTGTGAAAACAGTTCTCAGGCTTCCGGTAGCCCAGACCTGTGCCCAGAATATGAATACAGTCAGGCATGCAGGCAGCATTTGAGCATGCTGGGGAGCAATATTCCTAGGATAAGAGCTCTGTCTGAAAGTACAAAAGACAGACAAGTTATTACTTATGAAGAAGAAACAAAGATATCACATTCACTCCCTTCACTTGCATGTGACAGCAATACATTGCAGTCATCCGACACAATAGAGCAAACAGATCCAGCAGTCAGCCTGACAGAGTTAGGGGACATTGACTGTGAATATGATAGCGATGATTCTGAGGAGTCAGCTCTATCTTATAATGGTGACATGATCTACAGCAACCATGAAGAGAAAAGCATATCGCCTATGGAACATGAATATTCTATAAAGTCAGATACCTCTAACATAACTATCCAAGAATGCTCAGCTTCCATGACAGACAGTGATCATAAGCAAAGACCAGAGGAAGATATTTTAGAGACAAATGCTTATTCTTCTACAGAGGAAGCGCTGGAAGAATCTGTGCTAAGAATAACTTCAGCTGAGAGTGGAACACGTTTCACAGAAGGAGGGTGGCATAAACAAAACTTTCCAGCAGATGGCAGCACTGGTCCATCACAATGTTCTAATGGTaagaattttaatattttgtaatatattGTTTTACTTTTGCTGTAAAACGGAAACTACAATTTTGTTCTACTTTATTTAAGCAAAAATCATCGCTAGCTTATTACACGGCCTCTTGCTTTCATCCATGACTGTTCAGTATACACCTGCTGTTTTGCAGTAATAAAGACATAATAACAGGGCTAGTAATACCATCTGTAATCCTCATCAGTAGTACTCAGTCTAAGAATTTATTAAATAAGGAGTACTAAAATGCTTCACCTTTCTTACATAATAACCAAAACTGACCAAACtctaatatacattttatttttcatcctAGAATCCAGTGCTCTTCCAGACCAAGTGTTAAAACGTGACCATAGAGTAGAGTTGGAAGCAGAAGACAGCAACATTGTGGATGATACAAAACCTGTGAATCTGACCATGGATGAGAGCTGCAATTTGGAGATTAGCCCTCATGGGGTGGTAGCTTCTGTGAAAAGCGAAATAAACATTTTTCCATTGAGAGACACTAGGGTTGAGACTCAACAAACAATGTCTGGTACAGCTTATTCAATGGACTCTCCAGATACATTTCAGTCAATCTCCATGACAAATGGTAGTGAAAAACAAATGAACCTCGTATCCGGATTCCACTCCATTCAATTAGAAGAGAAAACGTCTTCTATCCTACCTCAAAGGAGGGAGAGTAAAAAGAAATCAGATGAAATCTCTGAACATGAGCACAGCTGGAGCATAATACTGAGCCAGACTGAGGCCTCGGATACCTCCCCTGAAGACATTTTTAGTAGAGCAGATACTGCAGATTGTGATAACTTGGCAGAGAGTCTCTATGAAGAATCTGATAGACAGGGGGGTTACTGGGCATCATTTAGGGATAAGGATTATATAGACCTTGAGGAAAGCTTTGAACTGTGTAAACTAGACAAGCATGGCACCAGAGCACAAACCGAAATAGATCATCTCTTAAAGTCACAAGAAGCAGGGCTGACGTTAAAGATTCCTCCTCAAGGTGGCACACTTTCAGAGGAGCTGTCAAATGGCAATTCTTCCATTGATCAAAGGTAGGATATTTACACTTTTCTTTTATGCTGTGTGAAATATGATACAggtattaaaacacattaaacaatTCAGAAATAATGAGAACTTTATAATATTTAGAATCACGTTTGTTATTTGCATTATAATACCATATTTAAATGATTTACATAATCCATGGTTTGTTCGCCAATGACCTTTTAGGCAAAATACATATAGCAtgggcttaaagggcatctatgtGGTTTTCTAGACATGTTTTATACACAGGCAGCAGAGTAAATGACCATCCCCTATTGTGAATGGTGGATCCCATGATAGAGGTGTTACCTGCCATTGTGATGCTGCTTTTGATGATGATGTAATAACTGCTAAAAAATGAACAGAAAAGTGTGATATATACAGAACTTTAGGGGACCTGTTTAATTCAATTttccaaaatgtttaaaaaatgaatTGCATAAAATAGGCCATTTTGattatacactcagcggccactttattaggtacacctgtccaactgctcgttaacacttaatttctaatcagccaatcacatggcggcaactcagtgcatttaggcatgtagacatggtcaagacaatctcctgcagttcaaaccgagcatcagtatggggaagaaaggtgatttgagtgcctttgaacgtggcatggttgttggtgccagaagggctggtgtgagtatttcagaaactgctgatctactgcgattttcacgcacaaccatctctagggtttacagagaatggtccaaaaaagaaaaaacatccagtgagcggcagttctgtgggctgaaatgccttgttgatgccagaggtcagaggagaatgggcagactggttcgagctgatagaaaggcaacagtgactcaaatcgccacccgttacaaccaaggtaggcagaagagcatctctgaatgcacagtacgtcgtactttgaggcagatgggctacagcagcagaagaccacaccaggtgccactcctttcagctaagaacaggaaactgaggctacaatttgcacaagctcatcgaaattggacagtagaagattggaaaaacgttgcctggtctaatgagtctcgatttctgctgcgacattcggatggtagggtcagaatttggcgtcaacaacatgaaagcatggatccatcctgcctcgtatcaacggttcaggctggtggtggtggtgtcatggtgtggggaatgttttcttgccactctttaggccccttggtaccaattgagcatcgttgcaacgccacagcctacctgagtattgttgctgaccatgtccatccctttatgaccacaatgtacccaacatctgatggctactttcagcaggataatgcgccatgtcataaagctggaatcatctcagactggtttcttgaacatgagttcactgtactcaaatggcctccacagtcaccagatctcaatccaataataataatctttgggatgtggtggaacgggagattcgcatcatggatgtgtagccgacaaatctgcggcaactgtgtgatgccatcatgtcactatggaccaaaatctctgaggaatgcttccagcaccttgttgaatctatgccacgaagaattgggccagttctgaaggcaaaagggggtccaacccgttactagcatggtgtacctaataaagtggccggtgagtgtatattcattaatttttttcagcaaaaaatgttttaaaaaaatggggCCAGCAAGATAATTACCTTATATATTTGTgtttaagccaagtttttcagcacaaataaagGGCTAACTAAATGATATTCCTTTATATGAACTGGAgtgtgagccaccacctgaccagggtttaacaaaacccctggacaagaAAGGGCAAGCcctcttaggccccatgcacttTTACAGAGCAGAGAGTCTGTCTTAGCTCTCAGCTCTTATAccccagctcctgacagaggagcagTTCTTAGGCCTGAGCTCTCACCATAGGAGAAGCTCTCGGAATCTAGCTCCTGACACAGGAGCAGTTTGTACCACCAGCTCTCCCTAGAGAGCACAGatctgtcagtgaccagagagacagtttgtagcacaccttcagtgctacacatagaactaccacccaggacaaagcagcagcacatcccagcctgcatattctaccaggctggtgaaccaactcctgaggatcactctccatgaccactccagtaatccggtaTCAACCTGTAATCTGTAACAAgatcgtttggcccgttgcctgcagttgttctaataaagaaccttgggttattttgcacaatgttgcctccgtctgatccctggatacgactgTATCACCACCACGGCCtctccatccattacccagggacatatattacagacataaagggggttgccccatggagaacCAGTACtttagcctctccctccatatttcttgcacacaccacctgctgtaggcctgccaggctgtaggacagccctccggcccccataccaagcaccgtgacatcagtatccctaggctgcaaccgccagccactccggtattctgggcccccgcTGCTTCCAGGCCCCAGGGACAGGATAGGCCCCAGTGGGAGATGTTGCAGATAGCTATGCAAAAACTAGTGTCTTCTAAGCCATGTATTCATTATGTAAAACTAACAAAACCACATCTTGCACAATGctgtagaagtgaatggagttTAACGTCATAAGTTGCATAACATCATGAGATAAATATAGTAACAACACGGTTCAAGTGCATTCAACTCTTGTATGTGTCAAACAGTAGTACTAACTAAACAATACATTCTTTTGGAAGAAGTAATTCATGTTATCTGTGAGGTAAACATTGATTTATAGGTTACATATAGGATTGGCACTTCCTCGGTCATCTTTTTtgcaaataataatacattttaattaatATATTCTTTTTCATATTGACAGTTCAGACTGTGCTGTAACTTTGTGACCGCGGCTCTGGTAACCTTCAAATGTTGGGCAGAGACGTAAATTCCTTGGGCCACAATGTAAAATCTGTAATAGGGCCCTACCAATCACGTACCATTATTTTATGGTATCTTCCTATGTGGCAGAGAATCATTTGGATCCAATGGGATTCCAGGATCTAGTAGTAGCTGTTACCTCAGTGAGAAGCTTGGTGCAAAAAGATAGATTTCTGCACTGTTCTCTCAAGTTTTAGATCACCTTGTAAACATCTTTTTTTCCAAGATGAATAATTCCAAGCTTCATAGTTTATCACTGCACTCTGATCGCCCTATTCTCTAATTGTCTTCCTTGCAACAACTCTAATTAACACCCTTTTTATACAATGTATTGTACACATTATATCATTTGTGTTCTCACTGAAGATTTGAATAAGTGCAAAACTCTGTTTATTATGAGCATATACGCAATGGCAGATCCTAAACAGTCTGTTTTAAGTATCTGCCCGGGACCCCATGCCCCTGGGGTGCCCAAGAGCGTCCTAACTGATCAGCGAGAATCTACACTTCAGTGTCAGGTAGATGGATGTTCACAGACGGCTTTGGAGCAGGAGAAAGAAGATAGAACTTACAGAAGCTGCTCTAGGCTCTGATCTTCTCCACTCCATTTTCCGCTATAGTTTTGCCCATATTTTTACCATTtagtagataataataataataaagtttcaTGTGACTCACAGGAAACGGGACTCCAGAAATCAGCAGGACATGGGACACTTCAGGAAGTTCCCGCAGCTTCCGTGAAACTTTACATGGATaaatataatatgggtgaccctatcaggGTCTTATACTTAACCAGTTAAGGTTTTCAATAAGTTGCCTACCCCTTGCTAAACCGCTTGCCACTACATCATCTTTTAAAGTCCTTATTAGCCCCATAGTTTGTATAAGGATGTAAAAAGGCAGTGCAGTATTCTCATACAAGCTTCCTACAAACTGCTAGGACTATGCCAGTAGTGGGCACAGAGCCGCATGGGAGTTGGCTGCCGGTGGTTTACTCTTTAAATGTTAATCTTTAGATGTGACCACAGCATCTAAAAGAGCTTTCCTTCACAAGTAAGTCTTATACTTACATCAACTGGCACCCAACAATCGCAATACATATTCTCTGAAAGACAACCTGCGTCTGTCCTCTGCATATGACTGGTTGTCTGGTAGAAACAGCAGAGCAGTCTAAATGGCAGCCTATACAAAATGCATAAGTTAAAAACAaagcataaaaataaatttaaaaatgggtaaaatgtcccaaaagtccatttacatataaacatataaaaaagagaaaatgagTAATAATaggggtaacttagcatcaaaggtagaagcttctggaccttacaggcgaattttgtggtgctgagcgccaaaacaataacgtaggagcttgtagcaatcTAAAAGaaacggctttattcagctttaaaactattacaagaacaaaaataacaaacagcttagcctctacttagggcacaacctcacttcttgaaccctagataccttctaggttcaaggaacactgctggggttcctcctcagcactctggctctcagtgagctcaaccaaacaatgtccttactggattccagtcctcttgggacagaccacctgtctgtctccaactggtcccaagtcctcctgctgactgcaagacacacagcactggcttgctgtgagctctccctctggagttggccagggatgggagGGGTCAAGGTCattttcaaccctggttgtgggtcACTCTCCAGCAccccctaggttcacactcttacaaattataataatatctatttatatagcaccatattCCGTAGGGATTTCCattctcacaagagcttacagtctatgaggatgaagggagtgatacaagaagtataagagcttgtataatggcccagctattctttattcatgaacggaatggaaaaaataaaaatgctgctgcttgaaccagtcatcagacaccatcttatatacagggtccattcaatgggactgcagagaagcctgtagcttggtatctggtgtttccTGGATTACagataggaggaggacagaggatgggttagtaaaaagCGAGTTGGAGTTTCATGCGGATAGGCtttcctaaagagatgggtttcaaGAGCATGTATGAAACTTTTGAGGTTGAGTATTTGCAttaggcattccagagaattagtgCAGCTCGGGAGAGGTCCTTGTGCCTAGAGTGGGAGATTCAAATTtaagaagagaataatctaagacagtgatgggcaaccttttgagcttggtgtgtcaaaattcgccaaaaaaccgagcataactcgggtgatgtgtcaccttgacaaaaaaacataattttgtgatatttatagtttaaataacaaatatgtatactacttaacttctagggtactttaaccgtaggttgtctgattgatcctaccatatactgccatgctacagtatggcagtatatggggattttcccaatcatctattactatgtgcaaatcccacattgtaatagatcggttacaatcaaaccggtgtggaaatgcttagtaacctgtgaactttcagtcatgaaagttcacaggttatagtgagggcgcaggtgccgctgtctgcatctccctcatgccctcttggcatggagaaggtgtgaggagcaaaataatcgcaatgtctggcgatttgcaaggctttgcgattatttcagggcttgtacatcacaaaactgacacacaagccctgatgactgtcttctatcatacagtgcactgaccttatttactatatgatgagagtggttgtcctcccttgcccctgctgtggagatggtcagtgtagaggtggcagaggtacagtgaccttactcactgtatgatgggagtggttatcctccctggtccctgctctggagctggtcagtgtagaggtggcagctgctgcgacatcacacaaggcagcagcgatgtgacctctgactgtgctgccatcttccccccaccacaactatcaggagctgcagaggagcctcctgggtgtatggccgggtcacctctcctgctgtgccccatgctgatacctgtgctgactggagacactaggcacagctaggggagcaggaggaggggggagtgctggaagctcagtgcaatctctcagcctcccggctactgcacctggtcatgtaggatgaaacttaactctcaggcagccgtgtgtcagtgaaaatggctacgcgtgtcagcactgacacgcgtgtcataggttagccatcactgatctaagatCTCTAGCAGATCCAAAAGCATGTGTTCGACGACAGACAAGAGAGGAGAGATtgaaggtgcagcactgtgcagatctTTGCGAATGAAGGTGTTTAATTCAACCCTTTCCCTACCAAAATTACATCACAAAGAATTATATAaaaccccaacaaaccatatattttctggaaGCACTTGGCCCattttaaaattgcattaaaaagtttaaaataaattgCTTCACACCTCCTTCATGTAATAGaagaacatgtgtag
The DNA window shown above is from Engystomops pustulosus chromosome 1, aEngPut4.maternal, whole genome shotgun sequence and carries:
- the PRUNE2 gene encoding protein prune homolog 2 isoform X3; amino-acid sequence: MRPRAAAGGWRQCAGSSSLPALRGVTFQHLGEGPCALPPAAAAPGECGRGAATLLIGGALTVRASPAATRRATPGIILPLTMEEFLQRTKSRLDRGKHLQKVHTVIGNKSCDLDSIIATLAYAYYLDKITSQSVLCLPVLNVTRIEFDFYSETRFILEELDIPESCLIFKDEINLQGLNDEDRLSVTLVNFSAFTSEEESLAAAVVKVINPEKQCNGDRELHDSSSVLVAKEILEEAPELLTPQLAHLLRGTIVFSCLSADQEMVPGHHEEIVCILEERFPELPPRQDIVSSLLETKFHTQGPSVEDILLKEFKELSNGDIKVAITTMHMSLEDLMSYRNIIGDLKIFLDKYEFDILILLASYSSGDQATRQQIAVYSENPELCNQVCCELEECQNPFLDLEPSDYGCDRFFVYQQESPLVTCEQVAAIIKGSINRRRIGMVPNSRTSSTEAVAGSAPLSQGSSGIMELYGSDVDPQQNPSNFSDNQQDINGSVQAQVDANVDLVSPDSGLATIRSSRSSKESSVFLSDDSPVAEVSGSHHSFVPGIDSYSPIPECVIIEEETPSSRNNSDNLDIFGFDLAPNMRSESSSHSADYSMADDFFFQSDSSEGQKATAQKEQAHFYRDQVANCSQKLLNSKSGKATLLEVQDISLVEFDDNFMHSPENHEDLCEKHPSVSDLVEISPPLSSDIPGLADVKIPPTPMNSLVESSPLDNGPPTFFPEDVIEKINEIGAAEKPQVKYSNWWNGGDPNLTQEALLYADMWSSSEQEPVFNSPDSWKGQKQKDNHEAGNMAGSFHKKVLKCHNRDNHENNTQQESRTFSDLWKSNQPIEATSDPWGGSQESFEQSVNHPFDTWDSSHRANHNRNFSKENEVAEVASDLSSECTSDLNDGGNNPNQEVSLNGQIRYFNPNEEVSNDLRQIQRNLCVWDFSQSNKESNIDGQIDWEDPFLSYRCLDFTNPSASKDCIVSPPDTNYSTSDSVSSPLYEDDIKEPEKAWEEPNTELVHDQPVVSNNEEMALNELSAETINPKVKSRPSDQIDGENVMIEKSDHLNNLAPSSWQDFNLESIDGENLIKSSDENVAKTCTDYTLQFPFTNNDLSHFLHCDPQISSPNKLPDEVLLKNHESYAKANSDISLNDLDDQAFTLPNIKPLSPDILNKVVNVFNEHRFEDDSKPHDDYVTSYNEGDGINTWETDLQYDTESSSLNTPDDLDNLQNVNLLNKSPVLDLREGSNEYDKNVNCIIHLSPVNDTQFQANNKDSKHFSQSTETLSPEAKNIYQTMHEKGLCTKQQSPNRAIEITENVLYGDIHSKPKIYPTKVDVDGAIVQGNVLQDLKMEPCHHISDSSNSSSPSPELGDRLATLHDSICHPNKTKHSYVSKNNTYQEDSGNSSSSIISKVPMNLDIWNTQICEDSESSSSPESNDVLDQSYPKDRNVKKCNQKKVLDLDTTSTFFNDTESSSTTPGTEEESLEEQLDCFKHSTVESNKTEDKAECLNNLLDEQDPFTMIPGNLCYPTLNNLQPDDKRCEEDNQLVYPTETGDQNEDSNPQLYILDCFKPEHETPSQIYFQSNIDTFLHSDSHQFTSPNDDIETSSNVNLLSCEVEIQANSVENKADNVDISSHSNNGYLESICILDAERNPSEIMDAIEQSKLVHEDDLSPDDMYKNNDMEGSFEYCEELSTEGSNQTDYVPDILDDYTQQSSPFLCVEPDLWNMAENTYTKISLSGSPDVLYSCENSSQASGSPDLCPEYEYSQACRQHLSMLGSNIPRIRALSESTKDRQVITYEEETKISHSLPSLACDSNTLQSSDTIEQTDPAVSLTELGDIDCEYDSDDSEESALSYNGDMIYSNHEEKSISPMEHEYSIKSDTSNITIQECSASMTDSDHKQRPEEDILETNAYSSTEEALEESVLRITSAESGTRFTEGGWHKQNFPADGSTGPSQCSNESSALPDQVLKRDHRVELEAEDSNIVDDTKPVNLTMDESCNLEISPHGVVASVKSEINIFPLRDTRVETQQTMSGTAYSMDSPDTFQSISMTNGSEKQMNLVSGFHSIQLEEKTSSILPQRRESKKKSDEISEHEHSWSIILSQTEASDTSPEDIFSRADTADCDNLAESLYEESDRQGGYWASFRDKDYIDLEESFELCKLDKHGTRAQTEIDHLLKSQEAGLTLKIPPQGGTLSEELSNGNSSIDQRPIVLDDVGMDIPYDAAEIRPEPPNSLDLNGSHARKIKLTAPNINLSLDHSEGSVLSDDNLDTPDELEINVDDLDTPDEADSFDYTGNDDRPALGHSLQRDSESIHEYTAEEEREDNKLWRTVIIGDQEQRIDMKVIEPYKKVISHGGYYGEGVNAIIVFAACFLPDSSRADYNYVMENLFLYVISTLELMVAEDYMIVYLNGATPRRKMPGLGWMKKCYQMIDRRLRKNLKSFIIVHPSWFIRTILAVTRPFISSKFSSKIKYVSSLAELRELIPMEYVQIPESIVKYEESRCFPRNVRAGCLPVEPEMSSLDQEFEKKSEDNV